The Magnetospirillum sp. XM-1 genomic interval CGCCGCTGTCGTGGCGATGGGCCTGCTCGTCGTGCTGTTCATCGTCGCGACCTTCAGCGCCATGGCCTGGCAAAGGCAGCAGGACCTGCTGCGCGAGCGCGAGGCCAGCAACGAACGGCTGGCCGACACCTTGGCCGAGCACGCCGCCGGCGTGTTCCGCCAGTCGGCCCTGGTGCTGTCCATGATGGGCGAACGGCTGGAGCGCGAACAAAGCGCCAAACCCCTCCCGGCCCACGACCCGGCCTTCCGGACGTTCATGGCCGCCCTGCTGAAGCAGGCGCCCATGGTGGCGGCGGCCCGGGTCATCACCCCCGACGGCGCCTATCTCCACAGCCATCCCGAACTACCGCCCCAGGGGGTCAGCGTCGGCGACCGGGACTACGTCCTGGCCCACCGGCAAGGCGGGACCGGCCTGTTCCCCGGCAAACCGATCGTCAGCCGCGTCAACGGGCGGCTGGTGCTGCCGGTGAGCATGGCGCACCGGGATTCCGACGGCCGACTCATGGCGGTCCTGGCGGTGATGATCCAGCTGGACGACATCAACGCCCTGTTCGAATCCATCCGCCAGAAGCCCAACGGCACCATCGCCCTGTTCGGAACCGACGGCACCCTGCTGGCCCGCGGCCCGGTGGACGAAGGCCTGGTCGGCAAGGATTTCTCGCAAGGACCGCTGTTCCGGGACCATCTCTCCAAGGCGGCGACGGGCAGCTACACCAAGGTGGTCGCCACCGACGGCAAGCTGCGCCAAGCCAGCTACCGGCGTCTGGCGGACTATCCGGCCGTGGTCTCCGTCTCGACCCTCTACGACGATACCATGGCGGAGTGGAGGTCCTACGCCACCACCCTGGCAGTCATCGCGCTGCCGCTGATCCTGGCCACCGCCGCCATCACCTGGGCGCTGCACCGGCAATTGGTGGAGCGCGAGCGCTTCGAGCGCCTGCTCGCCCGGCGCACCTCCGACCTGGAACTGGCCAACGAGGAATTGCGCCACATGGCGGAAATCTCCGCCCACCACCTGCAGGAACCGCTGCGCACCATCCTGTCCTACGCCCAATTGCTGGTCCGCAAGGCCGGCGCGGGCGAGACCGGGGGGCTGGAGGAATACCTGGGCTTCATCCGCTCGGGAACCGAACGCATGAAGGCGCAGCTGGACGCCTTGCAGCGCTATCTGGGGGTGGAGCAGTGTCGGCCCCATCAGCCGGTCTCGCTGCCGCGCCTTCTGGCCGAGACCGTCGAATTGCTCGCCCCCCGCCTGGAGTCCACCGGCGCCGCCATCACGTCGGGCCCCCTGCCCGAGATCATGGGCGACCGCCAGCATCTGGCCGGCCTGTTCCACCACATGGTTTCCGCCATCCTGGAGCGGCGCCGTCCCGAGCGGCGCCAGACCATCGCGGTCAGCGCGACGCGGGAGGCGGACATGTGGCATCTGGTCGTCAGCGCCGACAATACCGATGCCGATTTCGGCGAAGGCGAAACCTCGTTCCCGCTGCTGGGCGCCGGCAGTTCAGGCGACGGGGGGCGCGGTCCGACGCTGAGTCTGGCGCTGTGCCGCAAGATCGCCCAGATGCATGGCGGCCGCCTGTGGGCGGAAACCACCGGCGACGGCGAAAGCCGCCTTCACGTCATGCTGCCGGCGGAATAGAGACCCTTCGGCTATTTCGCCGCCAGTTCCACCAGGCGGGACGGCGAGACATCGCCACCGGCCGTGGGCTGAAGCAGGCGGGCGGCGGCGGCGCGTTCGGCCGCCGAGAAGGTGCCCAGCGTCTTCAGCGCCTCGGACCTGGATGTCATGGTGCCGTCGAAGCCTGTTGCCGACACCGCGTGCCAGCGGGCCGCCTCGGCGCGGGCCGCCGCGCCCCCCTCGGCCTCGCGGATCAGGGCCAGCAACTGCGCCGATGGCGCATGACGCCGCTTGGCCGCTAATTCGGCCATGGCGGCGGCCTTGGCCAGCAGGTCGGGCATCTTGGTCATTTCCATGGCCGCGCGCTGGACGGTGCGGCACAGCTGGGTCATCGCCTCGGTGCGGAATTCGCCGTCGGGCAGGGCCTGGGCCCCGGCCAGCAGCCGGTCCATCCAGCCCAGCGAGTCCGGGTTGACCGGGCTGAAATCCTTTTGCGCGAAGGGCATGTTGGCGAGACGGTCGCGGCGCGTCGCCGGGTCGGTCACCTTGGACAGCGAGACGAAGCCGGCGGCCGGATCGTCCGAGCGCACGCGGGCGCCGTACAGCACCAGGGTGGCGGCGTCGCGCTTCGAGGGCACGGTCAGCGCGTCCACCTGGGGTTCCAGCAGGGCGGCCAGGGCCAGCGCCCCCTTCCTTGCCTGCCCCATGGCCAGCGATTCCAGCGCCACCAGTCCGGAGTCCAGACGGGCTTCGGCATCGGGCAGCGCCTTGACCGCGGCAACGGCCTCGTCGGCGGCCGCCTCGGCCTCGGGCAGGCGCCGCGCGGCCATCAGACCGGCGGCATGGGCGAGAAAACGCGCCCGCAGCACCGGATCGGCCACCCGCGCCAGGGCCAGGGCGGCGGCCGGATCGCGCCGCTTGACCTCGGCGTCGATGCGGTAGCGGGCGATGGAATCGGTCATCTCGCGCACCAAGGCGGGATCGTCCACCGATTGGGGGGCGTCGGTCACGGCGGCCAGAAGGCGCAGGCCCTGGCCATCATCGGCGGCCTCGAGGCCGTCCAAGCCGGGCTTGACGAAGGCTTCCGCCACCTTGGCCGATTTCAGCTTGTCGGCCGGCCAGAAGGCTTCGGGCCCGCAAGGCAGACGGAAGGACAGCGCCTCGCCCACCCGGGCCTTGCCGGAGAAGCTCTTGCGCACCGTGCCGGAGACGCGGCAGGCCGCGTCCTTGGCGTCGACCCCCGACACCTCCACCTGCACGTGGCTTTCGGCCGCCAGGCGGCGGGCGACCCAGTTGCGGGCCTCCATTGCCCCGTCGGCCGCCAGGGCCGACGTGGACGACAACAGCAGCAGGACCAGCGGAACCGTGCGCTTCATGACCTCTCCCCAGGCAATCACGGCGGGCAGACTAGCCCAGACGCCCGCCCGGCGGCTTGACTTGCGTCATGTGGATCACAGGCCGAAGAAGCCGGCGATCTCGGCGGCGGCGCACTTGCCCGCGTCGCTCACATAGACGCCCTCGCGGCCGCAGCCCGACGCGGGCGCCACCGGCGCCGCATGGCCGAAGCCCCGCAGCAGCCACAATTCCACCGCCGGTCCGCCCGCCCCGCCGGGCGCCGTCCAGGTGGGGCCAGCCACCAGGGGGTTGATGGGGGCCTGCTCGCAGGTGGTGAAGGGCGGCAATTCCGCGCCATGCAGCCCGGCCCATTGCGCGGCGCT includes:
- a CDS encoding cache domain-containing protein; this encodes MGRPISLRASAAVVAMGLLVVLFIVATFSAMAWQRQQDLLREREASNERLADTLAEHAAGVFRQSALVLSMMGERLEREQSAKPLPAHDPAFRTFMAALLKQAPMVAAARVITPDGAYLHSHPELPPQGVSVGDRDYVLAHRQGGTGLFPGKPIVSRVNGRLVLPVSMAHRDSDGRLMAVLAVMIQLDDINALFESIRQKPNGTIALFGTDGTLLARGPVDEGLVGKDFSQGPLFRDHLSKAATGSYTKVVATDGKLRQASYRRLADYPAVVSVSTLYDDTMAEWRSYATTLAVIALPLILATAAITWALHRQLVERERFERLLARRTSDLELANEELRHMAEISAHHLQEPLRTILSYAQLLVRKAGAGETGGLEEYLGFIRSGTERMKAQLDALQRYLGVEQCRPHQPVSLPRLLAETVELLAPRLESTGAAITSGPLPEIMGDRQHLAGLFHHMVSAILERRRPERRQTIAVSATREADMWHLVVSADNTDADFGEGETSFPLLGAGSSGDGGRGPTLSLALCRKIAQMHGGRLWAETTGDGESRLHVMLPAE